In the genome of Neodiprion fabricii isolate iyNeoFabr1 chromosome 4, iyNeoFabr1.1, whole genome shotgun sequence, the window aaacaaaatcggaatAATATTTACTGTAAATTCCTTGTATTCCAATTTCTTACGTGCTTTGGAACATACAAAtgttatttcaacgaaaaattgCCGTCATGAATATCCAGGTGCAAACTTCAGGGCCCAAGTCGTTCCGATTCACTGGATGTTTCATCCGGTTGTTAGCATGAACACTTAGCATGTGTACGTTTGTAACTGCAGTGGCGTATTCATCTAGAAATATGTTCTTCGTGAGTAATAGACAGAAATTTCtagtatttttaatatttgtttgttgtacatacatacatacgtaaaaTTCAACTTCGCTCTATTTCTCTGCTATCCGTATATTGGCTTATAAACTCCCCCGATTTTGATTCCTTTTTTCTGTGGATAACTACAACGTCTGACCAGGTTTTAAGATATATTTTGTTACAACCAGATCGATCGTTTTGAAGATATAACAATATTTGTAAGCTAAGTCTGAACGGGATCATACACTTGTGAAAGCTCTGATTAAACTCTTATATGGAGGAAAGTTAGGCTCGTTAGGCTCAagagttttcaaaaatctctATGAGCTTCACAATGGTTATGTCTTATAGTCTCGCCACAAAAagcatttaaaaatattagcGGGCGGAGCCGTAACGGGAAGAGggatattatttaaaaattgtgcaCACATATAGCGCGTTCAAATTTTCCATGCAACAGACGAAACCAGCGCTGCGCGGCGTTATCGGTACTACGAATTTCCAACCAGAATGTGTCTCACGTTTGCCGTCGAAAAGAGTACGGAGTTATGTCTCCTTTCCTTTTCCTACTTGTTGAAAAAGCTCACGCAGAAAATCAGGACAGTGAGTTATGTATGTAGGTTATGTTGCATGACGAGAATTCCGTTCATTAATTTAAATCTCAAGActcattattatttgtaattcataatttagTAGTGGAGGCcgtgataaatttattcaccaAAACATGGATTTAAGGGAGATAAGAAATGTTTGTATTTTCTGTTATAATTTGTCATTAATTGAATGCTGCTTCTATTTACTTCATAAGCAATTCTTATCGCGCTCTACCATAACACAGAATTGacattatttgaataatttttattgcagtTCAAGGATTTCCTTACGCTCTACAATCAAATATCTGACACATGCTTCAAACGATGTACAAATACATACAATTCCAGAGACATGGATGTGGATGAGGTGAGGTGATCGATCGGTGAATGTTTTCTGAATTTTGGATAAGATTCAGATTTCAGTTCTTTTTACACCATATAAAAATACTTGCAGCTTTCCACtattatgtatattcattACACATACATATCTTTGCAGCATGTATTGAGAATAACTATTTATTTGTAATGCCATAGGAAGCTTGTGTAAATAACTGTGCCCAGAAGCATGTAAAAGCGAATACCAAAATGATGAAAGTCTATATGGAGGTACTACCTCTTTTAATGAATAAAAGGACAGAAGAAATGAATGCTGCTCAAGCTGCAGCTATGGCACAGCAGCAACAACTGCAGCAAGACACTCAAGACACAGAAACTAGTCAAAATTTACGACAAAGTCAGCCACTGGTCTGACCCACAATTTAGCCTTTCGTTTTATgtgatttaatattttatattacattattttataatatgatatatttattttactttatgcTGTTCACCTTTTCAATATTGTCAGGATGTGGTATGTTGCTCAGCTGTTCCTTGTTTGGCAATAGGGTCAAAATAAGATTGCTTTGAGCCTCCTTGTCATACTGATTGTTGGTACTGGTCTTTTATGATTCAAGGATTCCTTAAGGAccagcatttttcaattcatggCTCTCCTTATTATGCGCTTCGTAATGGCAGTCATTTGAAACAGATATCCTCTCAGGAACGTCTTTCTTACAGTAGGCTGGTAGCAGCGAGATTGTTTTGCAAGCAATATGTAATACGTCTTCCTCCTGTTGTATGCAGCGGTTGGGAGTGTAATCATAGTTAACTActctgtaaatattttcaacgtatAAAAACTGAATTTGTTCATTCAACCTTTGCATTGTGTAactgtatgtacatatttttcttaccaTATTCTCTGGTTCTTTGCATTTCAGATATTGAGAATGAGTCAATGGCAAAAGTACAAGTATTCAGTTTATTAGATTTTCTACATAAATTGTGATATATCATCTTGCTAAGATTGGAAATCAAAATGTAAACAAAGCAAAGACCAGTTTCGTCTTAATTAATACATATTTGCAAGGaacattgaatattataacaTTACTTTTCGAATGATTCTAGGTAAGTaattggttgaaatttttcagtctGACCGTCGTActgttgataaataataagCCAATTAgttcaaataataatacaggGCCGTACATATTACATAAGCATTgatttattattgaaaatgtgtgtatatacagaatacggtatgtatgtatatgtatatatatgaataatattattacagtTTTGTTATAATATCAGAACACGACTACAATATATTGCCTCAATACACTGTTTTAAAGTTTAACGGTTCTCTGTCGTCAATTTGCTAAAAATAATAGCATGAACCAAGTAAAATGATATTGTTGCATTTGAAAGTAATagtgttttaaaattttataatgcTCACACAAGCTTGTAGTAAATATCATTTTGATTGTTCAATTCAAACGTCAAAATATCTCTCAAGATCTGACGTAATAACATACTGCTTTCTGAAACTACtactttccctttttttttttttttttcgacattgtAACAGATTCACATCTAAAGCTGTCACAAATACTGGTGTGGAATACTAACAGTTTTAAAACCCATGTGACAGCAGACGTGGTTACACAAATTACTATATGTGCAATGGTCTACATAATGTACCTGTGATGTGTATGAGATCAGCGACATTTCAGTCTGTACATCAAGTAATCGTAATTAGGAATGCaactttacattttttcttagcaaagcaaattcaattaaaatcgCGTAAATTACTGATAGGAATCTATTGCATGTAACAAAAGGGGACCGATTAAAAAACCAGGTATATCGAGTGCTTCAATGATTTAGAAACATTATTCTTTTGACGTACTTGTAATTTCCATCACTCAAGCATTTATTTCTCGTATTTCATGAATAATTGCGTTGCCATGTTAAAGGATTGAATTTAATGTGTATGGCATTGATATACAAATTGGTTTCACGATATTAGAATCACTTCTTTACCTGCCAAAAtgtgaatgaataaattaacttcacatgcctatgaaaataataaataattattatttgccTGCAAATCTATAAGTACTCGAAATtactttaaatattttttataagctCGCTCATTTGCATTCACATACCTGTAATGCAGTATTAAAATTAAACTTAATAagcgtttgattttttatataaatatccTATACAGCACTCCTACTGGTAATGgaaagtatataaataaaaattaacaatcattaaaaatataaaaaatcacagGAGTTAGCAGACTAATTTTTGACAACACATACTCATCAGCAATATTAGCAGTTTTACCCAAAATATATGagtatattttgtatttgtatTGTCTACTTATATTGTCAAGTGACAAGTTATTAAAATAcacttatgtatatataacagGCCTAATCACAAGTTTCGTACTCCAGTAAACAATATTGTGTACCTTTTTAATAGattttgttctctttttctgattataagtaaatataaacgatttttttctaaacgaaATTTCAGTTCTGATTATGTACAAATACAGACGTATTTGCATTCTTGTCTACAAAGTTGATATCCGCAATTTTATCGTGTCAACCATTGCCATATGAGTGCtgtagtatatttttattcgttaaaTAGTAAAGctgggtgaaaaattaaagcaGGATAATCAACGTTGCAAAACTTCTGTactcaaattcatttttcccaTCTATATTACTCTTGTATAAGTATGTCATTGTCTCAtccgaattttattttctatttttcagtAAATATGCTAACATTTAATGACTAGGCCCTATTTTAACATGTACTTTCGAATCTACCAACGATTGTATCTAATCTTATCGACGTaagtttctcaatttttttttcgtaaataaaatgtacCACATTCAACTACTTAACTAATTAAAGGTGAATACCGTGTGGAATACATATGAAGCTCTCGGGTCTTCATTTAATATTCCGGTCAATTTAGACATTTCGAATCACAATAATTTCGACAGAGATGAATTTTGGTAGAGACCTTGGGTTTACtattataaagaaaaacaaaaaagtccCCATCGATACCATGTGTGctaaaaaagtaattcaaGGTCAAAGGTCATAATTTTTGgtttattcgatttttctcgttaacggttaattttatcataaaaataGCTTAAACCAAAATTGTAGATCATAAAACTATCCACAAAAATGGTCTCTATACTTTttaacatataaatatataaactgTCAAGCGCTACTATATAGAGTTCCATTCGTTgcatagaaaaattattatctcccTCCAACCGTCAGAATTGGATTTCTTACGtattaatcaaatgggaattACAAAATCTCGATGTCGCACCTCTTAAAAAAATCGCACGGCGATTTCCTTTCACGAGGTTCAATATTATGTTATAAACTATGATTTCATGAAGCTggagatcgaaaaaaaaaatagttttttttttttttttggggcagTCTaatatatactgtatatatacTAAGTATATCAgtgtatatactatatatatatatattataatatatgctATATATaaactatgtatatatactgtatatactatacatatactatgtatatatactgtatatactatacatattcTATGTATATCCGTGACATATATAATATGCGTGCATATTATATAGAATGTAACTCGTTCGACTTTCAGAATCGCGATATCTCAGAAATGATGATTcttagtaaaaaaaagtatagagACTATTTTTGTGGATAATTTTATGATCTACAATTTTGGTTTAAGCTATTTTTTTGATGATATTAACCGttaacgagaaaaatcgaaaaaaccaaaaattttgacctttgaccttgaataacttttttagCACACATAGTATCGATGGggacttttttgtttttctttataatgGTAAACCCAAGATCTCTACCAAAATTCAGCTCTGTCGGAATTATTGTGGTTCGATCACTATTTTTATGTCTAAATTGACCGGACTATAAGTAAATGGTCTGATTATTTTATCACTCATGATCGCAACAGATTAGAAGAAAATGGCCAGgcaaaatctaaaaaaaattcagtaatatAATATCATTACTGATGCATccaaaataatataatcaatgTTTCATGCgctatttttttatcacaatagAAATGTAGAGCAAGAACAAATACACCAAGTTGCAACAgacacaaaataaaaaagattacAGAGATATAGATCATTATTATCACGTCATTAAGCATTACTATTgtcatttattaaaatatatcatACCCGAGGTATATTGAATGTCATGATTTTTAAGACATCAGATTTTAGAATTGTCGATTATTCAggtttaaatatttaatcCTTTTTACAATGTGTCTTGCTGATAGTTCTAgtcacttgaaaaaatttaattttaaagttgGAAATTGTACACTATTATCTGTTGTAAATCCTTGCATACCTAGCAAAGTATCCTCATCGTATTTCACCACTTCAAAAGTTACAGGTTCAGTTACCAACCTGAAATACTAGTTCAAGATATGAGCATAGCATGTTATGGCTTGGAACGGTGAATTCAAGATTATTGATAATTGTGACATGAATAATTTCacatcaaattaaaatagaattCACTTGTGTTCCAGATATTATTTtgagttttatattttttaacctaTATGTATCATTGGACCTTACTGCATGGTATATGGCACAGCTTTCCCTTCAACTGAAAGGGTCTGGCAAACGAGAATATATCTCATTGTCTGGCACGAGGAATGCTGATGTAGATATCTCATCATAGGCATAACAATCGGACGTTTCCAACCCTGGAAATTATATGAAACATGTGATTATAACTTGGGGTGTGCATAAATATTATATGAGTTCTCAGCTTCCATTTATAAAATTGTGACATCACTATATTAATAGAAATTTAGATATAAACTGTTCGAAAGCAGGTTGATATCATTTACAATCAGTAGTTGGAATAAAGTACaatgtgatttttattattcaatgtcataaataataatgtgaTGTTGGCTACATAAATGTTCGAAGTATACAACCGTACATGGACTGTAATACCACCACTACAAGGAACGTCATGCTGGGGAaacatttgtattttattaaggataaaaattttgtaacatacAATTCCTTGCCTTGGATTCGTATTGAATTAACAGAAACTTGTAATGTTACTTTCATAGTATATACGCATACATTATCGGTTACTAAATTTTCTACATGTTAAATTTCTTGAAGAATATACTTCCCAAAGAATTTCATGCATAGAAGTTACGTGCATTAATGATGATGAATACATGTATCACATAGCgcataaaatatcaaattatttggCAATAATATTGACGAGCTTTGAAAGTTATTTCGACAATTATGTTGTAAAATATGTTATATCATGcgtaatgattattatttcttattgataaaatattcaatacctTGATAGCTTtcataacaataattatacatactgTACATCTACTGCTCTAGCCAGGACGGTAGCGAAGAATTAGGAGATTTAACTTTGATGTTAAACTGCTTTAATGTGGCCTCCAATGCTGTTTGGTTCCCAGAAAAATAAGCTGACACGGCATTGTGAAACAGCAGCAACTGCTTGTGCATTACTTTGAtctgaaaatgaattaaaagtAGAAACTGGGCAAATATTTTCGGTTTAGCCACTATGCTAAATGCTAGCAAATTAAAATATGACGCTTTATCACATCTTCAATAATGAAGATAGCCATACCCTGTTTTCATCTAAAAACTTTAGTTTGATAGAGACGTCAGCTCGAAGCTTTTCAAAGTTCTGTTTATGCTGTTCATAATTTGCTTGTGCTTCTTCCATCTTAGCTGCACTGCTTGCATCTGTCTTTGCTGCTTGTGCCAGTGCTTCCAGATCCGTTCTATATGCGTCGTATTCTATCCTGTTAATTTTACATATCAATGACATTTTTCTGTTACTCAGATTCTCAGTCGCTGACACGAGATAagttgatataataataattaccttGCTGTTTCATACTGACGAACAGTTAGCAGTGTGTCCTCAATTGTTTTGTTACAGAGAGTGTTAACGGacgagacaaaaaaatttaaggcCCCTAGAAGTGTTTCTCCATTTTTAGTAAGGTTTCTTTGCGTTTCTGAATTGTAAAGAAACTCTTCTTGCAGTTCAGGTGATTTCT includes:
- the LOC124179755 gene encoding arfaptin-2 isoform X2, producing MSQTALPPGGMERSIHEMLKDAPSLNESENAVHTGTPPPHVPNNHTSGPPRPATINLPVGSPTSQNLTVTTPSSPLQNGDAHTLRPAQSKIESIRNWSISTYKCTKQLMYEKLGKTSRTVDSELEAQIEVLRDTQKKYCNVLRLSRALASHFHHVVQTQHALGEAFSELAQKSPELQEEFLYNSETQRNLTKNGETLLGALNFFVSSVNTLCNKTIEDTLLTVRQYETARIEYDAYRTDLEALAQAAKTDASSAAKMEEAQANYEQHKQNFEKLRADVSIKLKFLDENRIKVMHKQLLLFHNAVSAYFSGNQTALEATLKQFNIKVKSPNSSLPSWLEQ
- the LOC124181561 gene encoding mitochondrial import inner membrane translocase subunit Tim10 B isoform X1 — encoded protein: MCLTFAVEKSTELCLLSFSYLLKKLTQKIRTVSYFKDFLTLYNQISDTCFKRCTNTYNSRDMDVDEEACVNNCAQKHVKANTKMMKVYMEVLPLLMNKRTEEMNAAQAAAMAQQQQLQQDTQDTETSQNLRQSQPLV
- the LOC124181561 gene encoding mitochondrial import inner membrane translocase subunit Tim10 B isoform X2, which codes for MDLREIRNFKDFLTLYNQISDTCFKRCTNTYNSRDMDVDEEACVNNCAQKHVKANTKMMKVYMEVLPLLMNKRTEEMNAAQAAAMAQQQQLQQDTQDTETSQNLRQSQPLV